The Aneurinibacillus uraniidurans genome segment TTTCCTGTGCAGCTTTCCTCTTACCCAGAAAGCATTTATCAAAAATAAGACAGCAGCAAGCAAAAACAGCCCATGCAGGCCAATCCAACTACTTAACGGGCCACCAATTACAGGTCCTAAGAGATTGCCTAGGTTCATCGCACTCGTGCTGTATGCAAATGTCCGACTCTCCATGCCCTTCGGCGCGTACTGGCGAATTAAATTATGCACAGAAGGTACAAGCCCGCCCAGACATATTCCAAGTAAGAAGCGAAGAATAACCAAGAGCCAGACTGAATGTACGAACGCCTGTGGGATTAGCAAAACAGCCGTTCCAAGCAAGCAAATGAGCAATACATTGTGTGAGCCGACCTTATCTCCCCATTTCCCGAGCAAAGGCGCCACCAACACAGTAGAAATTCCGGCCGCAGACACCGTCAGCCCGATCACAAACGATAACAAATTCCGCCCTTGCCACAGCTCCTGTACATAGGAAGACAAAAACGGATTCGTGCTCATCATCGCATACTGAATTAAAAATCCGACTAAAAACAGCGCAAGCAGCGGCTCTGTATGCAAAATGCGGCGAAATCCACCTTCCTCACCTTCTACTACCTCCTTCGGCTGTGGACGATTCACTTCTTTTACAAACAAAACAACAAAGATCGATGCAGTAAGCAGCATACTACCTGTCACCAAAAATACATGACGAAACCCTACCCACTCTGCCAACAGTCCACCTAACAGCGGTCCAAGAATCGTACCCGCAACCGCCCCTGACTGTAGAAAGCCAAGCGCATACCCGGTATGCTCCTTTGGGGTGTTGGTTGAGACAAGCGCAACTGCGGCCGGAATAAAACCCGAAATTATCCCATTCAGAAGCCTAAGTCCAAGCAGCTGTTCCGGCGATGTCACCATTCCCATAAGAACAGTGACAGTCGCCATGCCGATACCCGAACGAATGAGCATCACTTTACGTCCGGTACGATCCGCTAATCGCCCCCATACCGGAGCCATCAAAAATGCGGTTAAGAAATTGGCACCAAAAATCCAGCCTGTCCAGCGATGTACCGCATCCATATCGGTCATTCCCATATCATGCTGAAGATACATCGGCAAAAACGGTATAATCAAACTCATAGCCGCCGTTACAATAAACTGCGCAGCCCACAAAATATACATGTTACGCTTCCAGATTGGCATTGTATCTTTCTCCTTCCGCTGAAAACAACAAAATCCCCGGCATAACACGCACGAGGAACGTATCGTATAATCAATTAAGTAACTTTTTCATTATACCCCTGTTGTTTTCTAAACAGAATAGACTTTTTTGAAGGTAGGTCCTATTTCATTCTCGGTCGCGTTTCAGCAAAGAATGCGCTACTATGTACTAGAGAAACGATATGACACAACGATCCTAACTATAAGGAGTGCCCTTCCTATGACAGAACAAGACATTCACCGCTTACTTGATCAGGCGCGACACGCTATTTTTCTCGGAGAAGAACTGCCAGCCGAAGCCTCTGCTCTCACACAGGAGGACTATTTGGCTCAGTATGAGGCACGCACAGAGCGTAACCCGCTCCATGAAAAAGAACTTCTCAGACAAGCGATCGCCCCACTGCTTGCTACATACCAGCACGTATGGAAGATGAATAACGCAGCTGCGGCTCTTATGACCGGAGACTCGCTTCCGGAGCCGGAAGACGAAGAAGAATGGCTGCTGGAAATATACGATGAGATCATGAATACAGATACCGAAGAG includes the following:
- a CDS encoding MFS transporter, whose amino-acid sequence is MPIWKRNMYILWAAQFIVTAAMSLIIPFLPMYLQHDMGMTDMDAVHRWTGWIFGANFLTAFLMAPVWGRLADRTGRKVMLIRSGIGMATVTVLMGMVTSPEQLLGLRLLNGIISGFIPAAVALVSTNTPKEHTGYALGFLQSGAVAGTILGPLLGGLLAEWVGFRHVFLVTGSMLLTASIFVVLFVKEVNRPQPKEVVEGEEGGFRRILHTEPLLALFLVGFLIQYAMMSTNPFLSSYVQELWQGRNLLSFVIGLTVSAAGISTVLVAPLLGKWGDKVGSHNVLLICLLGTAVLLIPQAFVHSVWLLVILRFLLGICLGGLVPSVHNLIRQYAPKGMESRTFAYSTSAMNLGNLLGPVIGGPLSSWIGLHGLFLLAAVLFLINAFWVRGKLHRKKEVDVFSV